One window of the Mycobacterium haemophilum DSM 44634 genome contains the following:
- a CDS encoding GAP family protein yields the protein MVMVFVLALLVAADPVRIGVALLLISRQRPMRNLLGYWLGALIASSALTVGLLTGLRGFAPAFAEGVNSVAASSTGRHVQIVVGLLVLLLAVLVAVGFPTHLRASVPVPAVGVAPAGLLNPGRPTALSRLLGRARGLLDGPSFRVAFVVGMSGTPPAVEWLVAVAAILASGASIGMQVSAAIGFILVTLAVVEMPLVAYLVKPAQTQVVMLQLHSWVRSRRRQILAVLLAVAGAFAVASGMGAG from the coding sequence ATGGTGATGGTGTTTGTGCTGGCACTTCTGGTGGCGGCCGACCCGGTGCGTATTGGCGTTGCGCTGCTGTTGATTTCGCGGCAACGGCCCATGCGTAATTTGCTTGGATACTGGCTCGGCGCCCTGATAGCGAGTAGCGCTTTAACTGTCGGGTTGTTGACGGGGCTACGCGGCTTCGCGCCTGCGTTTGCGGAAGGCGTGAATTCCGTTGCTGCGAGCTCGACCGGCCGGCACGTCCAAATCGTTGTTGGTTTGCTGGTGCTACTCCTCGCCGTGCTCGTCGCGGTGGGCTTCCCAACGCATCTTCGGGCATCGGTACCTGTGCCGGCCGTCGGCGTTGCACCGGCCGGGCTGTTGAACCCGGGCCGGCCGACCGCACTCTCGCGACTGCTGGGCCGCGCCCGGGGTTTGCTGGATGGCCCGTCTTTCCGGGTAGCGTTCGTGGTCGGCATGTCCGGCACACCGCCGGCTGTCGAGTGGTTGGTGGCAGTCGCCGCCATCCTGGCCTCGGGAGCGAGCATCGGCATGCAGGTGAGTGCCGCTATCGGGTTCATCCTTGTGACGCTTGCGGTCGTCGAGATGCCGTTGGTGGCCTACCTGGTGAAACCGGCGCAAACCCAAGTAGTCATGCTGCAGTTGCATAGTTGGGTGCGGTCTCGCCGTCGGCAGATTCTGGCCGTCTTGCTTGCTGTAGCGGGAGCCTTTGCGGTGGCAAGCGGCATGGGCGCCGGCTGA